Proteins from a single region of Paenibacillus rhizovicinus:
- a CDS encoding response regulator transcription factor: MEERTSRLLIVDDEERIRKLLRLYMERDHYIVDEAGDGVTALERALKYDYDLIVLDIMLPGMNGIDMCRQLRRSKQTPVMIVTASGNEHERLQGFEAGADDYVVKPFSAREVAYRINAIVNRSRIVPFSAWHRSDEGAVILKRIVIEPKAYQVLVEGKPIYMALKEYELFLYLALHPGIVFTREELLKAVWGHSYIKGGDYRTVDTHIKRIRTRLNTASRLTGSIILTVWGVGYCLQDI, encoded by the coding sequence ATGGAAGAGCGCACCAGTAGGCTGTTGATCGTAGACGATGAGGAACGTATTCGTAAGCTGCTTCGCTTATACATGGAAAGAGATCATTATATCGTAGATGAAGCTGGAGATGGAGTTACTGCCTTAGAGAGAGCATTGAAGTACGATTATGATTTGATCGTACTGGATATTATGCTTCCGGGCATGAACGGCATAGATATGTGCAGGCAATTGCGACGCTCGAAACAAACGCCTGTAATGATAGTAACGGCTAGCGGAAACGAGCATGAGCGTCTTCAAGGCTTCGAGGCCGGAGCCGACGACTATGTAGTCAAACCGTTTAGCGCACGAGAAGTGGCTTACCGTATTAATGCGATCGTGAACAGGAGCCGGATTGTTCCGTTTTCGGCTTGGCATCGTTCGGACGAAGGAGCCGTCATTTTAAAGCGAATCGTGATCGAACCTAAAGCTTATCAGGTTCTTGTAGAAGGCAAGCCGATTTATATGGCATTAAAGGAATACGAACTCTTCCTGTACCTCGCTTTGCATCCAGGAATTGTCTTTACCCGGGAAGAACTGCTGAAAGCGGTCTGGGGCCACAGTTATATTAAAGGCGGTGATTATCGCACGGTAGATACGCATATCAAACGGATCCGTACAAGATTGAATACAGCTTCTCGTTTAACCGGGTCGATTATTCTTACTGTATGGGGCGTCGGTTATTGTTTGCAGGATATTTGA
- a CDS encoding FixH family protein, translated as MKIYEKPAGSAKHEYDAVITDQNGKPATLDRVHLEITLSMNNMHHESEGDMKQTGDGQYAVKLKWAMDGDWKAAITLEKEKYKKTIRAAITPSS; from the coding sequence GTGAAGATTTATGAAAAACCGGCAGGTTCCGCGAAACATGAATACGATGCCGTCATCACGGATCAGAACGGCAAGCCGGCAACGCTTGACCGTGTGCATCTCGAAATCACCTTGTCCATGAACAACATGCATCACGAGTCGGAAGGAGACATGAAGCAGACCGGAGATGGACAGTATGCCGTAAAGCTAAAATGGGCGATGGACGGCGACTGGAAGGCTGCCATTACGCTGGAGAAGGAAAAGTACAAAAAAACGATAAGGGCGGCAATAACGCCATCGTCGTAA
- a CDS encoding TlpA family protein disulfide reductase: MTERLRKRLSIVLIAGVIAVLAAVVVRQISTVHPAVAAVRKVAPAFDLKDMDGKEIRLSDYRGRRVVLHFWATYCPPCVKEMPVMQRIARQRDDTTVIGVNIGQSRGTVEAFAKSNGLTFPLVIDAVGKITDLYRIQALPTTILIGSDGRVSKIASGAFGSDSQLTDWLTQG; the protein is encoded by the coding sequence ATGACGGAACGACTCCGTAAGCGATTAAGTATCGTTCTCATTGCTGGGGTCATTGCGGTACTGGCCGCGGTGGTCGTGCGCCAGATAAGCACTGTACATCCGGCAGTCGCCGCCGTGAGAAAAGTTGCACCAGCGTTCGACCTGAAGGATATGGACGGCAAGGAGATTCGTCTCTCGGATTACCGTGGCCGGCGCGTCGTCCTGCACTTCTGGGCGACTTATTGTCCGCCGTGCGTCAAGGAGATGCCCGTGATGCAGCGGATCGCGAGACAACGCGACGATACGACTGTCATTGGCGTGAACATCGGCCAATCCCGAGGCACCGTTGAGGCCTTTGCGAAGTCCAACGGGTTGACGTTTCCGCTTGTCATCGATGCCGTCGGGAAAATAACGGATCTTTACCGGATACAGGCGCTGCCGACAACCATACTTATCGGCTCGGATGGTCGTGTGTCCAAGATTGCCTCGGGCGCTTTCGGCTCCGATTCACAGCTTACGGATTGGCTCACGCAAGGATGA
- a CDS encoding helix-turn-helix domain-containing protein, whose product MSFVKRVNLRVLLTTTSRLPDNYNTAGGFCCSKLAFAGYDWPGNILELRNVVERCVIRNRGRLEAAQGQRKTAGNKSAAAKLGVSRGTLYNKMKELWLE is encoded by the coding sequence TTGAGTTTCGTAAAGAGGGTTAACCTGAGGGTTCTGCTAACAACTACAAGCCGCTTACCGGACAATTATAACACGGCAGGCGGCTTTTGTTGCTCAAAGCTGGCCTTCGCGGGCTACGATTGGCCGGGCAATATCCTCGAGCTCCGCAACGTCGTGGAACGCTGCGTCATCCGAAACCGCGGCCGCCTCGAAGCCGCTCAAGGCCAGCGCAAGACGGCCGGCAACAAAAGCGCCGCCGCCAAGCTTGGCGTCTCCCGCGGCACGCTGTACAACAAGATGAAGGAGCTCTGGCTGGAATAG
- a CDS encoding sulfite exporter TauE/SafE family protein has product MIGSEWFQAALLGIAGAPHCIVMCGGIGSSIAMQTRSDALRELLYFHAGRITTYALSGAILGALGSFLDAAGSLVRVQALASILGGILILLWAFRRYTLPLGGKSLDWHGMADKLIRRKPTVEWTASIAAGLLLGWLPCGLTYAMQMKAATTGSWVTGSTTMLIFGLATVPALVIVALTARRMSRKWRFTVRTIGYYMAVLMGVLSLMKGFSVNGWIPSIHPWLW; this is encoded by the coding sequence ATGATCGGCTCTGAATGGTTTCAGGCAGCATTACTCGGTATTGCGGGAGCGCCGCACTGCATCGTGATGTGCGGCGGGATCGGCTCGTCCATTGCCATGCAAACAAGAAGCGATGCGCTTAGGGAACTGCTCTATTTTCACGCGGGCCGCATTACGACATACGCGCTCAGCGGGGCTATCTTGGGAGCGCTCGGTTCGTTTTTGGATGCGGCTGGTTCGCTTGTTCGCGTCCAAGCGCTGGCCAGCATCTTGGGCGGTATCCTCATCTTGTTATGGGCGTTTCGCCGCTATACGCTGCCCTTGGGCGGCAAATCGTTGGATTGGCACGGTATGGCGGACAAATTGATTAGACGAAAGCCTACAGTAGAGTGGACCGCCTCCATAGCGGCCGGCCTATTGCTCGGTTGGCTGCCATGCGGCCTTACATATGCAATGCAAATGAAAGCGGCGACGACAGGCTCTTGGGTCACGGGCAGCACGACGATGTTGATCTTTGGCCTGGCAACCGTACCTGCCCTTGTCATCGTCGCACTAACCGCCCGGCGAATGAGCCGCAAATGGCGGTTTACCGTGAGAACGATTGGCTATTATATGGCTGTTCTCATGGGTGTGCTATCGCTGATGAAAGGTTTTAGCGTGAACGGATGGATTCCTTCCATCCATCCGTGGCTATGGTGA
- a CDS encoding c-type cytochrome — MHKRLMMITFLAAAALGICLIIFNLPEKQSPGNVNNSQTATSSANASPAATTYKSNCVACHGTDLQGKIGPNLTQIGAKLSKEQIYAKIMKGGGGMPSFEGRLSADETASLAKWLSDKT; from the coding sequence ATGCATAAACGACTCATGATGATTACCTTCTTGGCAGCAGCCGCACTGGGCATCTGTCTCATCATCTTCAACTTGCCCGAGAAGCAAAGTCCTGGAAATGTTAATAACTCTCAGACTGCAACTTCGTCCGCAAACGCGAGTCCTGCGGCAACGACGTACAAAAGCAATTGCGTCGCTTGTCATGGAACGGATCTGCAAGGCAAGATCGGCCCTAATCTGACACAAATCGGCGCCAAGCTTTCAAAAGAACAAATCTATGCCAAAATCATGAAAGGCGGCGGTGGAATGCCTTCGTTCGAAGGCAGACTGTCAGCCGATGAAACCGCAAGTTTAGCAAAATGGTTATCCGATAAAACCTAA
- a CDS encoding PepSY-associated TM helix domain-containing protein: protein MELATNQQPAPAKQPASRGLYARIWRWHFYAGMIFMPFLIVLAITGGTYLFKDQIDDAMYHKLYHIPAQETANISPSYQLEAVKKKYPDAALTSYKPSFGKDRTAEIGISGPEGDRTVFVNPYNGAIVGSLDPARTFTQWIRDFHGSLLAGDHSIGDKIIELSASWAIVLIVTGLYLWWPRGTSKIWGVLLPRFRKGRKTTIRDLHAVPMFWLSIVIIMLVITGLPWSGITGKYIDEAATSLNSNYPAGVWGGGGAESAIPTKDIMEVPWAAENLPVPRSSESGVPALPIENVLAIAKQEKIVDGYSVALPQDDKGVYTISVWPKNVYDEATIHMDQYSGKILTSFRFSDYGTMAQMIEIGIALHEGHYFGVANLILCLLACVAIAGSSILGAVMWWRRRPKGAGLGAPTKPVNQKLQRGAALIVIVLAILIPPVGITFLAALIVDWVIVQRISKLRAWLS from the coding sequence ATGGAACTTGCGACGAATCAACAACCTGCGCCGGCCAAGCAGCCGGCGAGCCGAGGGCTATACGCCCGAATATGGCGCTGGCATTTCTACGCCGGCATGATATTCATGCCGTTTCTGATCGTGCTTGCTATCACTGGCGGTACATACTTATTCAAAGACCAAATCGATGATGCGATGTACCATAAGCTGTATCACATTCCGGCCCAGGAAACCGCTAACATTTCGCCTTCCTATCAACTGGAAGCCGTGAAGAAGAAATATCCGGACGCCGCGCTTACCTCCTATAAGCCTTCCTTCGGCAAAGACCGTACTGCCGAAATCGGCATATCCGGTCCAGAAGGCGACCGCACCGTCTTCGTCAATCCTTACAACGGGGCGATCGTCGGATCCTTGGATCCGGCCAGAACCTTTACCCAGTGGATTAGAGACTTCCACGGAAGCCTCTTGGCCGGAGACCATTCCATCGGGGACAAAATCATTGAATTATCCGCAAGCTGGGCGATTGTATTAATCGTAACCGGCCTCTACCTTTGGTGGCCGAGAGGTACGAGCAAAATATGGGGCGTTTTGCTTCCAAGGTTCCGTAAGGGTCGCAAAACCACGATTCGCGATCTCCATGCCGTACCGATGTTTTGGCTCAGCATCGTCATCATCATGCTCGTCATTACCGGGCTGCCTTGGTCCGGCATAACGGGCAAATACATCGACGAGGCGGCAACATCCTTGAACAGCAATTATCCGGCTGGCGTGTGGGGCGGCGGTGGTGCAGAGTCAGCCATACCAACGAAGGACATAATGGAAGTGCCTTGGGCTGCCGAGAACCTGCCCGTTCCGCGCTCGAGCGAGAGCGGCGTGCCCGCGCTGCCGATCGAGAACGTGCTGGCGATCGCTAAGCAGGAGAAGATCGTCGATGGCTACAGCGTAGCGCTCCCGCAAGATGATAAAGGCGTGTATACCATTTCCGTATGGCCTAAAAACGTGTATGACGAAGCTACGATTCATATGGATCAATACAGCGGGAAAATACTTACGTCATTCCGTTTCAGCGATTATGGAACCATGGCGCAGATGATCGAAATCGGCATTGCGCTGCATGAGGGGCATTACTTCGGCGTGGCGAACTTGATCCTGTGCTTGCTTGCCTGCGTTGCGATTGCCGGCTCCTCTATTCTCGGCGCCGTCATGTGGTGGCGCCGCCGGCCGAAAGGCGCCGGGCTTGGCGCGCCGACGAAGCCGGTAAACCAAAAGCTGCAGCGTGGCGCCGCCTTGATCGTCATCGTGCTGGCAATCTTGATTCCGCCTGTAGGCATAACGTTCCTAGCTGCGCTCATCGTGGATTGGGTTATTGTTCAACGTATCTCAAAGCTTCGTGCTTGGTTGAGTTAA
- a CDS encoding ABC transporter ATP-binding protein, which yields MDNALLEMRMVSKTIGKKPIIDGLNLRVDRGSILALCGDNGAGKSTILRMIAGILQQSSGDITVNGLSWKRDRYRYAEVIGYMPDNYRFGGGLSAEEHLAFWSKLRKAPKERVPELLELVGLSDVRRKPVSAFSKGMRQRLLFAQALLARPALLVLDEPTNGLDPFWMETFINLVQTVKNEGQSVLFSTHQLDVAESCADRLVFLSGGKIVQEGRSASLRNLYGRKDGASHDGTTP from the coding sequence GTGGATAATGCATTGCTTGAGATGCGGATGGTCAGTAAAACCATCGGCAAGAAACCGATCATCGATGGCTTGAACCTTAGGGTAGACAGGGGCAGTATCCTCGCGCTCTGCGGTGACAACGGTGCCGGTAAAAGTACGATTCTACGCATGATTGCCGGGATCTTGCAGCAGAGCAGCGGCGACATTACCGTAAACGGACTCAGCTGGAAGCGAGATCGGTACCGTTATGCCGAGGTCATCGGCTACATGCCGGACAACTACCGCTTCGGCGGCGGGCTAAGCGCGGAAGAACATCTCGCCTTCTGGTCGAAACTGCGGAAAGCACCGAAAGAGCGGGTACCCGAGCTCCTGGAGCTCGTCGGACTCTCAGACGTTCGGAGAAAACCGGTATCCGCCTTCTCCAAAGGAATGCGGCAACGGTTGTTGTTCGCGCAAGCGCTGCTCGCGAGACCCGCGCTGCTCGTACTGGATGAGCCTACGAACGGGCTGGATCCTTTCTGGATGGAAACATTCATCAATCTTGTCCAGACGGTTAAGAATGAAGGACAGTCCGTCTTGTTCTCGACGCACCAGCTAGACGTTGCCGAATCCTGCGCCGACCGGCTCGTCTTCCTGAGCGGAGGCAAAATCGTTCAAGAAGGAAGATCGGCATCTCTCCGGAACCTCTATGGGCGAAAGGATGGAGCGTCTCATGACGGAACGACTCCGTAA
- a CDS encoding sensor histidine kinase encodes MSYQRIKWMILYLSPMTIGVWEYVRHQFLLPYISMELGNFLTPFLAYLLSVTLLLKLFSVLENMQEQLNRERAAKIALEAGEQLARELHDGIAQSLFLLSVKLDSVDRKYGDHPVASDIVDLRKTVHEVNRYVRQAITNLRHTRAGEVMDQIRTIRGQINELTVELGLNVEMRWQLSESALSAKEQIELLSCLREAFLNINKHAEASKVVIESRGDASGWLCTVRDNGRGIQGDPFLLKDRFGLRIMKERAEEMNWMFSLASRQGDTSIEFRKEG; translated from the coding sequence ATGTCGTATCAGCGAATTAAATGGATGATATTATATCTATCCCCTATGACAATAGGCGTTTGGGAATATGTGCGGCATCAGTTTCTTCTTCCGTATATATCGATGGAGCTCGGCAATTTCCTGACACCTTTTCTCGCTTATTTGCTTAGCGTTACGCTCCTCCTGAAGCTGTTTTCCGTCTTGGAGAACATGCAGGAACAGTTGAATCGCGAACGTGCTGCCAAGATTGCCTTAGAGGCGGGGGAACAACTGGCGCGGGAGTTGCATGACGGTATTGCGCAGTCCTTATTTCTTCTTTCGGTCAAACTCGATTCTGTCGATCGAAAGTACGGCGATCACCCCGTTGCATCGGATATCGTTGACTTGCGTAAAACCGTACATGAAGTCAATCGATATGTTAGACAAGCTATAACGAATCTCAGACATACCCGAGCTGGCGAAGTCATGGATCAGATTCGGACAATTAGGGGTCAAATCAATGAACTAACAGTTGAATTGGGATTAAACGTCGAGATGAGATGGCAGCTATCGGAATCCGCATTATCGGCTAAGGAACAGATAGAGCTGCTGTCTTGTTTGCGAGAAGCTTTTCTCAATATTAACAAGCATGCCGAGGCATCTAAAGTCGTTATAGAAAGTAGAGGGGATGCTTCCGGATGGCTATGTACAGTTCGGGATAATGGGCGTGGGATACAAGGAGACCCATTTCTGCTGAAGGACCGTTTTGGTCTTCGAATCATGAAAGAAAGAGCCGAAGAAATGAATTGGATGTTTTCACTAGCGAGCAGGCAAGGAGATACGTCTATTGAGTTTCGTAAAGAGGGTTAA
- a CDS encoding FixH family protein: MKKVLVVVLCLMALSVAAAYWKTSGDSAAPALHTEFEQADIRIDVQTESTDLKPMHEAHFDVTLTDSSGKRLTASKVEMTYAMPRMFCGQFNADVKQVTQGTYLAVGVPVMEGYWEAKITVVVNENRLTIKHPFRVT; this comes from the coding sequence GTGAAAAAAGTCTTGGTCGTCGTGCTGTGCTTGATGGCACTGAGCGTCGCGGCTGCCTATTGGAAAACAAGCGGCGACTCCGCGGCACCGGCACTCCACACGGAATTCGAGCAGGCTGATATCCGAATTGACGTACAAACCGAGTCCACGGATTTGAAGCCCATGCATGAGGCACATTTTGACGTCACGTTGACGGATTCCTCCGGGAAGCGCCTGACAGCCTCCAAAGTTGAAATGACGTACGCTATGCCTCGGATGTTTTGCGGTCAATTCAACGCAGACGTCAAGCAAGTAACCCAAGGTACTTATCTTGCGGTCGGCGTGCCCGTCATGGAAGGCTACTGGGAAGCGAAAATAACCGTCGTCGTAAATGAGAACCGATTAACCATCAAACACCCCTTCCGAGTTACTTGA
- a CDS encoding response regulator: MQPMRILIADDHADAREGIRTIIEGDPFFEVVGEARNGLEAIDMTVAEMPDLILMDINMKEMDGLEATKIIKERFPYIKIVMVTVSDDITNLFEAIKRGAQGYLLKNINPSSWHSYLRAVALDEVPMSRELAMRFLREFVDHEKAPQSTPLTPRETEILTWVSKGAQNRDIASHLNISEHTVKNHLKNILQKLHLENRVQLARYAYERGLGMDH, encoded by the coding sequence ATGCAACCGATGCGTATCTTGATTGCCGACGATCACGCGGACGCAAGGGAAGGCATAAGGACAATTATCGAGGGGGATCCCTTTTTCGAGGTCGTTGGCGAGGCGCGTAACGGCTTGGAGGCGATCGATATGACGGTTGCCGAAATGCCCGATCTTATTCTGATGGACATCAACATGAAGGAGATGGATGGGCTCGAAGCAACCAAGATCATCAAAGAACGGTTCCCATACATCAAGATCGTCATGGTGACGGTTTCCGATGATATTACGAATTTATTCGAAGCCATTAAGAGGGGCGCGCAAGGATATTTACTTAAAAACATAAATCCTAGCTCTTGGCATTCGTATTTGAGAGCCGTTGCGCTCGATGAAGTACCGATGTCCCGGGAACTTGCCATGCGATTCCTTAGAGAATTCGTCGATCACGAGAAAGCTCCGCAAAGTACGCCGCTAACTCCCCGGGAAACCGAGATCTTGACCTGGGTATCCAAAGGGGCGCAAAATCGAGACATCGCTTCTCACCTCAATATTTCCGAACATACCGTGAAAAATCACCTCAAAAACATTTTGCAAAAGCTGCATCTTGAAAACAGAGTCCAGCTCGCGCGGTATGCCTACGAACGTGGACTCGGCATGGATCATTAG
- a CDS encoding SCO family protein, with translation MAIVTAFKKHGLLWICIVLLIIAGSLALRGELGGQKKLKAIRPAPSFALNDMNGNLVRSSDLNGHVVLLAFIFTTCPDICPITTSKMVQLQEELKQRGQFGNQVRFVSITIDPDQDTPEALKQYASQMGADPAGWSFVRGTEQDIQELASRFGYMVQNLGDGQFVHTVTSLTLIDGSGQVRNIYKMGEDMVNKTVLGDIETLTSDLKPVSASSS, from the coding sequence ATGGCTATCGTAACCGCATTCAAAAAGCACGGACTTCTGTGGATATGCATCGTGTTATTAATTATTGCCGGGTCACTTGCACTTCGAGGCGAGCTTGGCGGTCAAAAGAAGTTGAAGGCTATTCGTCCAGCGCCTTCCTTCGCGTTGAACGACATGAACGGCAATCTTGTCCGATCATCCGACTTGAACGGTCACGTGGTGTTATTGGCGTTTATCTTCACGACATGTCCCGATATTTGCCCCATCACGACCAGCAAGATGGTCCAGCTGCAGGAGGAATTAAAACAGCGCGGACAATTCGGTAACCAAGTGCGTTTCGTCTCGATTACGATTGATCCCGATCAAGACACCCCGGAAGCGTTGAAGCAATACGCCTCCCAAATGGGTGCAGACCCTGCAGGCTGGAGTTTCGTGCGCGGAACGGAACAAGACATTCAGGAATTGGCTTCCCGGTTCGGTTACATGGTCCAAAACCTTGGTGACGGCCAGTTCGTACACACGGTGACCTCGCTAACACTGATCGATGGCAGCGGGCAAGTCCGGAATATTTACAAGATGGGAGAAGACATGGTTAACAAGACCGTGCTTGGCGATATCGAAACGTTGACATCGGACCTGAAGCCGGTATCTGCTTCCTCTTCCTAG